A DNA window from Danio aesculapii chromosome 1, fDanAes4.1, whole genome shotgun sequence contains the following coding sequences:
- the LOC130222424 gene encoding uncharacterized protein LOC130222424 — translation MAAKANFREGLNARNKYESIFEGEHVPIYSLKMRIDKEGKPMSSYIHKNIPLYPNPVEFHITEVAHVTNKTSLLKIWDSEGFKDLEHSFSWWSLKINYMDIREAEERYLERLFPNRSNDEKDVQLPFLNRFTTSPLFKGHLSRYGNFCFTFPLSELMEAYKQQSCEGEEPVLRVYQTKVFKQEIEYVVLVHSPQFNEKFKDFFPLRYSPFVDYDGH, via the coding sequence GCAAACTTCAGGGAAGGATTGAATGCTCGAAACAAGTATGAATCCATCTTTGAAGGAGAACATGTTCCCATATATAGTCTGAAAATGAGGATTGACAAAGAAGGAAAACCCATGTCCAGTTACATTCACAAAAACATCCCACTTTATCCAAATCCTGTAGAATTCCACATCACAGAAGTGGCTCACGTCACCAACAAGACTAGTCTCCTCAAGATCTGGGACTCTGAGGGATTCAAAGATCTTGAACATTCGTTTTCATGGTGGAGCCTGAAGATTAATTACATGGATATTCGAGAAGCTGAAGAGCGTTACCTTGAGAGATTATTCCCAAACAGAAGCAACGATGAGAAAGATGTTCAGCTGCCCTTCCTGAACCGGTTTACCACATCTCCTTTGTTCAAGGGCCACCTCTCTCGTTACGGAAACTTCTGCTTCACGTTTCCTCTGTCTGAACTGATGGAGGCCTACAAGCAGCAGAGTTGTGAGGGTGAAGAGCCGGTGCTCAGAGTTTATCAGACCAAAGTCTTCAAGCAGGAGATTGAGTATGTTGTTCTTGTTCACAGCCCTCAGTTTAATGAGAAATTCAAAGATTTCTTTCCGCTTAGATACAGCCCATTTGTTGACTATGATGGGCATTGA